Proteins co-encoded in one Stomoxys calcitrans chromosome 5, idStoCalc2.1, whole genome shotgun sequence genomic window:
- the LOC106084576 gene encoding kinesin-like protein KIF13B isoform X5: protein MSTDKIKVAVRVRPFNRREIELGTKCIVEMEKQQTILHNPPAIDKIESRKPPKTFAFDHCFLSLNPDNEHFASQETVFDCLGRDILDNAFQGYNACIFAYGQTGSGKSYTMMGSQESKGIIPRLCDNLFSAIANKTRQDLMYKVEVSYMEIYNEKVHDLLDPKPNKQSLKVREHNVMGPYVDGLSQLAVASYMDIDNLMTEGNKSRTVAATNMNAESSRSHAVFSVVLTQILTDQASGVTGEKVSRMSLVDLAGSERAVKTGAVGDRLKEGSNINKSLTTLGLVISKLADQSNGKKGGNDKFVPYRDSVLTWLLKDNLGGNSKTVMVATISPSADNYEETLSTLRYADRAKRIVNHAVVNEDPNARIIRELRHEVETLRNMLKHATGSPVGDINDKLAESENLMKQISQTWEEKLVTTERIQNERQQALEKMGISVQASGIMVEKNKYYLVNLNADPSLNELLVYYLKERTLIGGHTINGPQPDIQLSGLGIQPEHCVITIVDGGLFLEPFPGARCFVNGTAAVDKVPLHNGDRILWGNHHFFRVNCPKSASASMSSEPQTPAQLIDYNFARDEIMQNELSNDPIQTAIARLERQHEEDKQVALEKQRQEYERQFQQLRNILSPSTPYAPYTPYDPLRLGKITPNTPTSQMRVEKWAQERDEMFKRSLGQLKNDIMRANALVQEANFLAEEMEKKTKFSVTLQIPPANLSPNRRRGAFVSEPAILVKRTNSGSQIWSMEKLENKLIDMREMYQEHKERVLNGLENENSKSLDPFYESQENHNLIGVANIFLEVLFHDVKLDYHTPIISQQGEVAGRLQVEIHRIAGQMPQDRMCESISESSSDSRDDYEDAPDPMANQITCRVTIKCASGLPLSLSNFVFCQYTFWGHQETVVPVINAETTPRDQNMVFKFEHTKDFTVTINEEFLEHCIEGALSIEVWGHRSAGFSKSKGWEVEQQQAKARSLVDRWAELSRKIELWVEIHELNDNGEYAPVEVSNRTEVLTGGIYQLRQGQQRRVHVRVKPVQNSGTLPIICQSIVNISIGSVSVRSRLQRALDSYQEEDLTILREKWSEALGRRRQYLDQQIQKLIKKEDKTDEERDRELSLVHQWVSLTEERNAVLVPAPGSGIPGAPASWDPPSGMEPHVPVLFLNLNADDLSAQNTNDEFSIAGINSILSKEHGHKFYTLQILQHFDKDVCAISSWDSSMHDSPALNRVTEANERVYLILRTTVRLSHPAPMDLVLRKRLCINIKKGPSITDRLKKFRLVRIDTAIPSTGVTYEVVSNIPKASEELEDRESLAQLAASGDDCSASDGETYIEKYTRGVSAVESILTLDRLRQNVAVKELETAHGQPLSIRKTVSVPNFSQIMGFDASMESLLNVGRSESFVDLNQSLGSKFMPQAQTTPSGIRDFSTRSRHSFGGKGSNDDSPCKPFGIARPTFLNLNLNSNSIRTQPTKPSPATSKLMGMRMTTLHEEPLGGHRSLAEEPEDSYSDSEYNNEYDLDKSRSNSYQAPRSRLTSSKTMDSFMDVGSNSSHSYLSYTSNVNTNLKHLTGLATPSMSSSTSSGYGSQAVSCTNLTNDDIASMRSMSIDETTDFDRINSNSPPNRATTHRINPFLKDMPNQSTGSSKSIDTTSPSNQLRPKQQAIDDTHAPNQMPKKEEVSVSSSLKQNEMPQSYPHLETIEMEQDAKGDCQNENAAETLNNNCITNQTEVNSNNNNNGSSFSYNADSNNGNESFEGTGVVKTQFPAGKVVRRKKTPPQGGGSNGNDAPHHTVTNATTFNNNRTNTLHRTSIAKMEGLANTTNDYLNVTSMSASMEIDDESKHVDITLPDWVVVGESVLIRPYNTSGVISYVGTTHFQAGTWIGVELDTPTGKNDGTVQGIQYFQCKPKHGIFVRFDKLILDKRGKAMRAYKAEKTSKASVENPLPRSKSRGEALSSLSGAGGRK, encoded by the exons ATGTCAACGGATAAGATCAAAGTAGCTGTCAGGGTGCGACCCTTCAACCGTCGTG AAATTGAACTGGGCACAAAATGCATTGTGGAAATGGAAAAACAACAGACAATCTTACATAATCCGCCGGCAATAGATAAAATTGAAAG TCGAAAGCCACCGAAGACCTTTGCATTCGACCATTGCTTTTTGTCGTTGAACCCGGACAATGAACACTTTGCGTCCCAGGAAACAGTGTTCGATTGCCTGGGTAGAGACATTCTGGACAATGCATTCCAGGGCTACAACGCCTGCATATTTGCCTACGGCCAGACAG GTTCTGGTAAATCATATACCATGATGGGTTCGCAGGAATCCAAAGGTATCATTCCACGCCTGTGCGACAACTTATTCTCCGCCATTGCCAACAAGACTAGGCAAGACCTAATGTACAAAGTTGAAGTCTCCTACATGGAAATCTATAACGAGAAGGTTCACGATCTGCTGGATCCAAAGCCCAACAAGCAATCGCTGAAGGTTCGAGAGCATAATGTGATGGGTCCGTATGTGGACGGTTTGTCGCAGCTGGCGGTGGCATCGTACATGGACATTGACAATTTAATGACAGAGGGAAACAAATCTCGTACAGTGGCAGCTACCAACATGAACGCTGAATCTTCTAGGTCGCATGCTGTATTCTCAGTGGTGTTAACTCAAATTCTAACAGACCAAGCTAGCGGGGTGACGGGTGAGAAGGTGTCACGGATGTCTTTGGTCGATCTGGCAGGTTCGGAAAGAGCTGTTAAAACGGGTGCTGTGGGTGATCGCCTAAAAGAAGGCtcaaatattaacaa GTCGTTGACGACACTGGGTTTGGTCATATCCAAACTGGCTGATCAATCGAACGGCAAGAAAGGGGGCAATGACAAGTTTGTTCCTTATCGAGATTCTGTGCTCACCTGGCTCTTGAAGGACAATTTGGGCGGCAATTCGAAGACTGTAATGGTGGCAACCATTTCACCTTCGGCCGACAATTACGAGGAAACCCTCTCCACACTACGCTATGCAGACCGCGCTAAGCGTATTGTCAACCATGCCGTTGTCAATGAGGATCCCAATGCACGCATCATACGCGAACTACGCCACGAGGTCGAAACGCTGCGTAACATGCTAAAACATGCCACAGGTTCTCCGGTGGGCGACATTAATGACAAACTGGCTGAGAGTGAGAATCTAATGAAGCAAATCTCACAAACATGGGAGGAGAAGCTTGTCACAACTGAGCGCATTCAAAATGAGCGACAGCAAGCTTTGGAGAAAATGGGTATTAGTGTACAAGCCAGTGGTATTATGgtcgaaaaaaacaaatactaTTTGGTAAATTTAAATGCCGATCCGTCCCTCAACGAGTTGTTAGTCTACTATTTGAAAGAAAGAACCCTCATTGGTGGTCATACCATAAATGGTCCACAACCAGACATCCAGTTGTCCGGTCTGGGTATACAACCGGAACATTGTGTCATTACCATTGTGGATGGCGGCTTGTTCTTGGAGCCCTTCCCTGGTGCCCGCTGTTTTGTAAACGGCACTGCGGCTGTGGACAAGGTTCCGCTCCATAATGGTGATCGAATTTTGTGGGGTAACCATCATTTTTTCCGTGTAAATTGTCCCAAATCTGCTAGTGCAAGTATGAGCTCAGAGCCACAAACACCTGCGCAACTAATCGATTATAACTTTGCTCGCGACGAAATCATGCAAAATGAACTCAGCAATGATCCTATCCAAACGGCTATAGCAAGATTGGAACGGCAACACGAAGAGGACAAACAAGTGGCGTTGGAAAAACAACGACAG GAGTACGAACGCCAATTTCAACAGCTACGCAATATACTGTCGCCCAGCACACCTTACGCTCCTTATACGCCTTATGATCCCCTGCGTTTGGGTAAAATTACTCCTAATACACCGACGTCGCAAATGCGAGTGGAAAAGTGGGCTCAAGAGCGCGATGAGATGTTTAAACGTTCGTTGGGGCAGTTGAAAAACGACATAATGCGGGCGAACGCTTTGGTGCAAGAGGCCAACTTCCTTGCCGAGGAAATGGaaaagaagacaaaattttcggtGACACTACAAATACCGCCGGCCAATCTCAGCCCTAACCGTAGG CGTGGAGCTTTCGTAAGTGAACCAGCTATCCTAGTGAAAAGGACAAACTCCGGAAGCCAAATTTGGAGTATGGAGAAGTTGGAAAATAAACTGATTGATATGCGTGAGATGTACCAAGAACATAAAGAGCGCGTTCTCAATGGCTTG GAAAATGAAAACTCAAAATCGTTAGATCCATTCTATGAATCACAAGAAAACCACAACCTCATTGGGGTAGCCAATATATTCCTGGAGGTACTGTTTCATGACGTTAAGCTTGACTACCACACGCCCATCATAAGTCAACAAGGTGAAGTTGCTGGCCGACTTCAAGTCGAAATTCATCGCATTGCCGGGCAAATGCCACAGGATCGTATGTGTGAATCAATATCCGAATCGTCGTCCGATTCGCGGGATGACTACGAAGATGCCCCAGATCCTATGGCTAATCAAATTACTTGCCGAGTTACTATCAAATGCGCCTCGGGCTTGCCTTTGTCTCTCTCAAACTTTGTCTTTTGCCAGTACACATTTTGGGGCCACCAGGAAACCGTCGTTCCGGTGATCAATGCAGAAACGACACCAAGGGACCAAAACATGGTATTCAAATTCGAACACACTAAAGATTTTACGGTTACGATAAACGAGGAATTCTTGGAGCATTGCATTGAAGGAGCTCTTTCCATCGAGGTATGGGGTCATAGAAGTGCTGGCTTCTCCAAATCTAAAGGTTGGGAAGTTGAGCAACAACAGGCCAAAGCCAGATCCCTGGTTGACCGCTGGGCAGAACTATCGCGGAAGATTGAATTGTGGGTGGAGATACACGAGCTGAACGATAATGGCGAATATGCTCCGGTTGAGGTTAGCAATCGCACCGAAGTACTCACGGGCGGTATTTATCAGCTACGCCAGGGGCAACAAAGACGCGTGCATGTGCGAGTTAAGCCAGTACAGAACTCGGGAACACTACCAATTATCTGTCAGTCTATTGTAAACATATCGATTGGAAGCGTCAGTGTTCGCTCTCGCCTGCAGAGGGCTCTGGATTCCTATCAAGAGGAAGACTTGACTATACTGCGAGAGAAATGGAGCGAAGCCTTAGGCAGAAGACGTCAATATTTAGATCAACAAATCCAAAAACTCATCAAAAAAGAAGACAAAACCGACGAGGAGCGAGACCGCGAGTTGAGTTTGGTTCATCAGTGGGTGTCGCTAACGGAGGAACGTAACGCAGTATTAGTACCAGCGCCTGGTTCTGGTATACCTGGGGCACCGGCATCATGGGACCCCCCCTCCGGAATGGAGCCCCATGTGCCCGTGTTATTCCTCAATCTTAACGCAGACGATCTATCAGCCCAAAACACCAATGATGAGTTCTCCATCGCCGGAATAAACTCGATACTCTCTAAGGAGCATGGACACAAGTTTTACACCTTGCAGATTCTGCAGCATTTTGACAAGGACGTTTGTGCCATTTCGAGTTGGGACTCGTCGATGCACGACAGCCCGGCACTGAATCGTGTAACTGAAGCAAATGAGAGAGTCTATCTGATATTGCGAACCACTGTTCGTCTCTCTCACCCCGCTCCCATGGACTTGGTATTACGCAAGCGTTTATGCATTAACATTAAAAAGGGACCCAGCATAACGGATCGTCTGAAGAAATTCCGTCTTGTGAGGATCGACACGGCCATTCCCAGCACAGGTGTTACATACGAAGTCGTCTCCAACATACCAAAGGCCTCTGAAGAGTTGGAAGATCGAGAGTCACTGGCACAGCTTGCGGCAAGCGGCGATGATTGCTCGGCAAGTGATGGCGAGACCTATATAG AGAAATATACCCGTGGAGTGTCAGCCGTAGAGAGTATTTTAACTCTGGATCGCTTACGACAAAACGTTGCTGTCAAGGAATTGGAGACTGCCCATGGCCAGCCACTGTCGATCCGAAAGACAGTCAGTGTCCCCAACTTCTCACAG ATTATGGGCTTCGACGCCTCAATGGAGTCCTTGTTAAATGTAGGCCGATCCGAATCGTTTGTGGACCTCAATCAATCATTGGGCTCGAAGTTTATGCCTCAAG CACAAACCACGCCCTCTGGCATTCGAGATTTCAGTACACGTTCCCGTCACAGTTTCGGCGGCAAGGGCAGCAACGACGATTCTCCTTGCAAACCCTTTGGCATTG CtcgtccaacatttttaaatttgaatttaaattcaaattcgaTAAGAACACAACCAACAAAAC ctTCACCAGCCACAAGCAAGTTGATGGGAATGCGTATGACAACACTGCACGAGGAGCCTTTAGGAGGTCATCGCTCGCTTGCCGAAGAGCCCGAAGACAGTTACAGCGACTCTGAGTACAACAACGAATATGATTTGGATAAAAGTCGCAGCAATAGCTATCAGGCACCCCGTTCACGCCTAACATCCTCGAAGACGATGGACTCGTTTATGGACGTTGGCTCAAATTCAAGCCATagctatttgagctatacctCGAATGTGAACACAAATCTGAAACACCTGACCGGCTTGGCCACACCGAGCATGAGTTCATCCACGTCAAGTGGATATGGGTCGCAG GCCGTATCATGTACAAATCTTACCAACGATGATATTGCGTCAATGCGATCGATGAGCATTGACGAGACAACAG ATTTTGATCGCATTAATTCGAATTCGCCGCCCAACCGTGCTACAACACACCGAATcaatccattcttaaaagataTGCCAAATCAATCTACTGGTAGCAGTAAATCAATTGATACGACATCGCCAAGCAACCAGCTGAGACCAAAGCAGCAGGCCATAGACGATACACATGCCCCAAACCAGATgccaaaaaaagaagaagtaaGTGTCAGCAGTAGCCTGAAACAGAATGAAATGCCTCAATCATATCCCCATTTGGAAACAATTGAAATGGAACAGGATGCTAAAGGGGATTGCCAAAATGAAAATGCCGCAGAAACGTTGAATAACAATTGCATTACAAATCAAACTGAAGtcaacagcaataacaacaacaatgggaGCAGTTTTTCCTACAACGCCGATAGTAACAATGGAAATGAATCCTTTGAGGGAACCGGTGTTGTAAAAACACAATTTCCAGCTGGAAAAGTTGTGCGTAGAAAAAAAACCCCTCCACAAGGTGGTGGTAGTAATGGGAACGATGCACCACACCACACGGTAACTAATGCTACAACTTTTAACAACAATCGCACAAATACTTTGCACCGAACTTCGATAGCCAAAATGGAAGGATTGGCCAATACAACCAATGATTATCTCAATGTCACTTCCATGAGTGCCAGCATGGAAATCGATG
- the LOC106084576 gene encoding kinesin-like protein KIF13B isoform X7 codes for MSTDKIKVAVRVRPFNRREIELGTKCIVEMEKQQTILHNPPAIDKIESRKPPKTFAFDHCFLSLNPDNEHFASQETVFDCLGRDILDNAFQGYNACIFAYGQTGSGKSYTMMGSQESKGIIPRLCDNLFSAIANKTRQDLMYKVEVSYMEIYNEKVHDLLDPKPNKQSLKVREHNVMGPYVDGLSQLAVASYMDIDNLMTEGNKSRTVAATNMNAESSRSHAVFSVVLTQILTDQASGVTGEKVSRMSLVDLAGSERAVKTGAVGDRLKEGSNINKSLTTLGLVISKLADQSNGKKGGNDKFVPYRDSVLTWLLKDNLGGNSKTVMVATISPSADNYEETLSTLRYADRAKRIVNHAVVNEDPNARIIRELRHEVETLRNMLKHATGSPVGDINDKLAESENLMKQISQTWEEKLVTTERIQNERQQALEKMGISVQASGIMVEKNKYYLVNLNADPSLNELLVYYLKERTLIGGHTINGPQPDIQLSGLGIQPEHCVITIVDGGLFLEPFPGARCFVNGTAAVDKVPLHNGDRILWGNHHFFRVNCPKSASASMSSEPQTPAQLIDYNFARDEIMQNELSNDPIQTAIARLERQHEEDKQVALEKQRQEYERQFQQLRNILSPSTPYAPYTPYDPLRLGKITPNTPTSQMRVEKWAQERDEMFKRSLGQLKNDIMRANALVQEANFLAEEMEKKTKFSVTLQIPPANLSPNRRRGAFVSEPAILVKRTNSGSQIWSMEKLENKLIDMREMYQEHKERVLNGLPLIETLSDEEDSDEENENSKSLDPFYESQENHNLIGVANIFLEVLFHDVKLDYHTPIISQQGEVAGRLQVEIHRIAGQMPQDRMCESISESSSDSRDDYEDAPDPMANQITCRVTIKCASGLPLSLSNFVFCQYTFWGHQETVVPVINAETTPRDQNMVFKFEHTKDFTVTINEEFLEHCIEGALSIEVWGHRSAGFSKSKGWEVEQQQAKARSLVDRWAELSRKIELWVEIHELNDNGEYAPVEVSNRTEVLTGGIYQLRQGQQRRVHVRVKPVQNSGTLPIICQSIVNISIGSVSVRSRLQRALDSYQEEDLTILREKWSEALGRRRQYLDQQIQKLIKKEDKTDEERDRELSLVHQWVSLTEERNAVLVPAPGSGIPGAPASWDPPSGMEPHVPVLFLNLNADDLSAQNTNDEFSIAGINSILSKEHGHKFYTLQILQHFDKDVCAISSWDSSMHDSPALNRVTEANERVYLILRTTVRLSHPAPMDLVLRKRLCINIKKGPSITDRLKKFRLVRIDTAIPSTGVTYEVVSNIPKASEELEDRESLAQLAASGDDCSASDGETYIEKYTRGVSAVESILTLDRLRQNVAVKELETAHGQPLSIRKTVSVPNFSQIMGFDASMESLLNVGRSESFVDLNQSLGSKFMPQAQTTPSGIRDFSTRSRHSFGGKGSNDDSPCKPFGIASPATSKLMGMRMTTLHEEPLGGHRSLAEEPEDSYSDSEYNNEYDLDKSRSNSYQAPRSRLTSSKTMDSFMDVGSNSSHSYLSYTSNVNTNLKHLTGLATPSMSSSTSSGYGSQAVSCTNLTNDDIASMRSMSIDETTDFDRINSNSPPNRATTHRINPFLKDMPNQSTGSSKSIDTTSPSNQLRPKQQAIDDTHAPNQMPKKEEVSVSSSLKQNEMPQSYPHLETIEMEQDAKGDCQNENAAETLNNNCITNQTEVNSNNNNNGSSFSYNADSNNGNESFEGTGVVKTQFPAGKVVRRKKTPPQGGGSNGNDAPHHTVTNATTFNNNRTNTLHRTSIAKMEGLANTTNDYLNVTSMSASMEIDDESKHVDITLPDWVVVGESVLIRPYNTSGVISYVGTTHFQAGTWIGVELDTPTGKNDGTVQGIQYFQCKPKHGIFVRFDKLILDKRGKAMRAYKAEKTSKASVENPLPRSKSRGEALSSLSGAGGRK; via the exons ATGTCAACGGATAAGATCAAAGTAGCTGTCAGGGTGCGACCCTTCAACCGTCGTG AAATTGAACTGGGCACAAAATGCATTGTGGAAATGGAAAAACAACAGACAATCTTACATAATCCGCCGGCAATAGATAAAATTGAAAG TCGAAAGCCACCGAAGACCTTTGCATTCGACCATTGCTTTTTGTCGTTGAACCCGGACAATGAACACTTTGCGTCCCAGGAAACAGTGTTCGATTGCCTGGGTAGAGACATTCTGGACAATGCATTCCAGGGCTACAACGCCTGCATATTTGCCTACGGCCAGACAG GTTCTGGTAAATCATATACCATGATGGGTTCGCAGGAATCCAAAGGTATCATTCCACGCCTGTGCGACAACTTATTCTCCGCCATTGCCAACAAGACTAGGCAAGACCTAATGTACAAAGTTGAAGTCTCCTACATGGAAATCTATAACGAGAAGGTTCACGATCTGCTGGATCCAAAGCCCAACAAGCAATCGCTGAAGGTTCGAGAGCATAATGTGATGGGTCCGTATGTGGACGGTTTGTCGCAGCTGGCGGTGGCATCGTACATGGACATTGACAATTTAATGACAGAGGGAAACAAATCTCGTACAGTGGCAGCTACCAACATGAACGCTGAATCTTCTAGGTCGCATGCTGTATTCTCAGTGGTGTTAACTCAAATTCTAACAGACCAAGCTAGCGGGGTGACGGGTGAGAAGGTGTCACGGATGTCTTTGGTCGATCTGGCAGGTTCGGAAAGAGCTGTTAAAACGGGTGCTGTGGGTGATCGCCTAAAAGAAGGCtcaaatattaacaa GTCGTTGACGACACTGGGTTTGGTCATATCCAAACTGGCTGATCAATCGAACGGCAAGAAAGGGGGCAATGACAAGTTTGTTCCTTATCGAGATTCTGTGCTCACCTGGCTCTTGAAGGACAATTTGGGCGGCAATTCGAAGACTGTAATGGTGGCAACCATTTCACCTTCGGCCGACAATTACGAGGAAACCCTCTCCACACTACGCTATGCAGACCGCGCTAAGCGTATTGTCAACCATGCCGTTGTCAATGAGGATCCCAATGCACGCATCATACGCGAACTACGCCACGAGGTCGAAACGCTGCGTAACATGCTAAAACATGCCACAGGTTCTCCGGTGGGCGACATTAATGACAAACTGGCTGAGAGTGAGAATCTAATGAAGCAAATCTCACAAACATGGGAGGAGAAGCTTGTCACAACTGAGCGCATTCAAAATGAGCGACAGCAAGCTTTGGAGAAAATGGGTATTAGTGTACAAGCCAGTGGTATTATGgtcgaaaaaaacaaatactaTTTGGTAAATTTAAATGCCGATCCGTCCCTCAACGAGTTGTTAGTCTACTATTTGAAAGAAAGAACCCTCATTGGTGGTCATACCATAAATGGTCCACAACCAGACATCCAGTTGTCCGGTCTGGGTATACAACCGGAACATTGTGTCATTACCATTGTGGATGGCGGCTTGTTCTTGGAGCCCTTCCCTGGTGCCCGCTGTTTTGTAAACGGCACTGCGGCTGTGGACAAGGTTCCGCTCCATAATGGTGATCGAATTTTGTGGGGTAACCATCATTTTTTCCGTGTAAATTGTCCCAAATCTGCTAGTGCAAGTATGAGCTCAGAGCCACAAACACCTGCGCAACTAATCGATTATAACTTTGCTCGCGACGAAATCATGCAAAATGAACTCAGCAATGATCCTATCCAAACGGCTATAGCAAGATTGGAACGGCAACACGAAGAGGACAAACAAGTGGCGTTGGAAAAACAACGACAG GAGTACGAACGCCAATTTCAACAGCTACGCAATATACTGTCGCCCAGCACACCTTACGCTCCTTATACGCCTTATGATCCCCTGCGTTTGGGTAAAATTACTCCTAATACACCGACGTCGCAAATGCGAGTGGAAAAGTGGGCTCAAGAGCGCGATGAGATGTTTAAACGTTCGTTGGGGCAGTTGAAAAACGACATAATGCGGGCGAACGCTTTGGTGCAAGAGGCCAACTTCCTTGCCGAGGAAATGGaaaagaagacaaaattttcggtGACACTACAAATACCGCCGGCCAATCTCAGCCCTAACCGTAGG CGTGGAGCTTTCGTAAGTGAACCAGCTATCCTAGTGAAAAGGACAAACTCCGGAAGCCAAATTTGGAGTATGGAGAAGTTGGAAAATAAACTGATTGATATGCGTGAGATGTACCAAGAACATAAAGAGCGCGTTCTCAATGGCTTG CCTCTCATTGAGACACTCTCAGATGAGGAAGATTCCGACGAG GAAAATGAAAACTCAAAATCGTTAGATCCATTCTATGAATCACAAGAAAACCACAACCTCATTGGGGTAGCCAATATATTCCTGGAGGTACTGTTTCATGACGTTAAGCTTGACTACCACACGCCCATCATAAGTCAACAAGGTGAAGTTGCTGGCCGACTTCAAGTCGAAATTCATCGCATTGCCGGGCAAATGCCACAGGATCGTATGTGTGAATCAATATCCGAATCGTCGTCCGATTCGCGGGATGACTACGAAGATGCCCCAGATCCTATGGCTAATCAAATTACTTGCCGAGTTACTATCAAATGCGCCTCGGGCTTGCCTTTGTCTCTCTCAAACTTTGTCTTTTGCCAGTACACATTTTGGGGCCACCAGGAAACCGTCGTTCCGGTGATCAATGCAGAAACGACACCAAGGGACCAAAACATGGTATTCAAATTCGAACACACTAAAGATTTTACGGTTACGATAAACGAGGAATTCTTGGAGCATTGCATTGAAGGAGCTCTTTCCATCGAGGTATGGGGTCATAGAAGTGCTGGCTTCTCCAAATCTAAAGGTTGGGAAGTTGAGCAACAACAGGCCAAAGCCAGATCCCTGGTTGACCGCTGGGCAGAACTATCGCGGAAGATTGAATTGTGGGTGGAGATACACGAGCTGAACGATAATGGCGAATATGCTCCGGTTGAGGTTAGCAATCGCACCGAAGTACTCACGGGCGGTATTTATCAGCTACGCCAGGGGCAACAAAGACGCGTGCATGTGCGAGTTAAGCCAGTACAGAACTCGGGAACACTACCAATTATCTGTCAGTCTATTGTAAACATATCGATTGGAAGCGTCAGTGTTCGCTCTCGCCTGCAGAGGGCTCTGGATTCCTATCAAGAGGAAGACTTGACTATACTGCGAGAGAAATGGAGCGAAGCCTTAGGCAGAAGACGTCAATATTTAGATCAACAAATCCAAAAACTCATCAAAAAAGAAGACAAAACCGACGAGGAGCGAGACCGCGAGTTGAGTTTGGTTCATCAGTGGGTGTCGCTAACGGAGGAACGTAACGCAGTATTAGTACCAGCGCCTGGTTCTGGTATACCTGGGGCACCGGCATCATGGGACCCCCCCTCCGGAATGGAGCCCCATGTGCCCGTGTTATTCCTCAATCTTAACGCAGACGATCTATCAGCCCAAAACACCAATGATGAGTTCTCCATCGCCGGAATAAACTCGATACTCTCTAAGGAGCATGGACACAAGTTTTACACCTTGCAGATTCTGCAGCATTTTGACAAGGACGTTTGTGCCATTTCGAGTTGGGACTCGTCGATGCACGACAGCCCGGCACTGAATCGTGTAACTGAAGCAAATGAGAGAGTCTATCTGATATTGCGAACCACTGTTCGTCTCTCTCACCCCGCTCCCATGGACTTGGTATTACGCAAGCGTTTATGCATTAACATTAAAAAGGGACCCAGCATAACGGATCGTCTGAAGAAATTCCGTCTTGTGAGGATCGACACGGCCATTCCCAGCACAGGTGTTACATACGAAGTCGTCTCCAACATACCAAAGGCCTCTGAAGAGTTGGAAGATCGAGAGTCACTGGCACAGCTTGCGGCAAGCGGCGATGATTGCTCGGCAAGTGATGGCGAGACCTATATAG AGAAATATACCCGTGGAGTGTCAGCCGTAGAGAGTATTTTAACTCTGGATCGCTTACGACAAAACGTTGCTGTCAAGGAATTGGAGACTGCCCATGGCCAGCCACTGTCGATCCGAAAGACAGTCAGTGTCCCCAACTTCTCACAG ATTATGGGCTTCGACGCCTCAATGGAGTCCTTGTTAAATGTAGGCCGATCCGAATCGTTTGTGGACCTCAATCAATCATTGGGCTCGAAGTTTATGCCTCAAG CACAAACCACGCCCTCTGGCATTCGAGATTTCAGTACACGTTCCCGTCACAGTTTCGGCGGCAAGGGCAGCAACGACGATTCTCCTTGCAAACCCTTTGGCATTG ctTCACCAGCCACAAGCAAGTTGATGGGAATGCGTATGACAACACTGCACGAGGAGCCTTTAGGAGGTCATCGCTCGCTTGCCGAAGAGCCCGAAGACAGTTACAGCGACTCTGAGTACAACAACGAATATGATTTGGATAAAAGTCGCAGCAATAGCTATCAGGCACCCCGTTCACGCCTAACATCCTCGAAGACGATGGACTCGTTTATGGACGTTGGCTCAAATTCAAGCCATagctatttgagctatacctCGAATGTGAACACAAATCTGAAACACCTGACCGGCTTGGCCACACCGAGCATGAGTTCATCCACGTCAAGTGGATATGGGTCGCAG GCCGTATCATGTACAAATCTTACCAACGATGATATTGCGTCAATGCGATCGATGAGCATTGACGAGACAACAG ATTTTGATCGCATTAATTCGAATTCGCCGCCCAACCGTGCTACAACACACCGAATcaatccattcttaaaagataTGCCAAATCAATCTACTGGTAGCAGTAAATCAATTGATACGACATCGCCAAGCAACCAGCTGAGACCAAAGCAGCAGGCCATAGACGATACACATGCCCCAAACCAGATgccaaaaaaagaagaagtaaGTGTCAGCAGTAGCCTGAAACAGAATGAAATGCCTCAATCATATCCCCATTTGGAAACAATTGAAATGGAACAGGATGCTAAAGGGGATTGCCAAAATGAAAATGCCGCAGAAACGTTGAATAACAATTGCATTACAAATCAAACTGAAGtcaacagcaataacaacaacaatgggaGCAGTTTTTCCTACAACGCCGATAGTAACAATGGAAATGAATCCTTTGAGGGAACCGGTGTTGTAAAAACACAATTTCCAGCTGGAAAAGTTGTGCGTAGAAAAAAAACCCCTCCACAAGGTGGTGGTAGTAATGGGAACGATGCACCACACCACACGGTAACTAATGCTACAACTTTTAACAACAATCGCACAAATACTTTGCACCGAACTTCGATAGCCAAAATGGAAGGATTGGCCAATACAACCAATGATTATCTCAATGTCACTTCCATGAGTGCCAGCATGGAAATCGATG